Proteins encoded by one window of Monoglobus pectinilyticus:
- a CDS encoding spore coat protein produces MDDKNLMESLLMSTKGVCDLYMHGSIESGTTNVNNSFNKALNDTLCMQDEIYKKMTAKGWYPTEQADQQKISQVKQKFAAQA; encoded by the coding sequence ATGGATGATAAGAACCTTATGGAAAGTTTGCTGATGTCAACAAAGGGAGTATGCGACCTTTATATGCATGGTTCAATTGAATCGGGAACAACTAATGTAAATAACTCATTTAATAAAGCATTAAATGACACATTATGTATGCAGGATGAAATATATAAGAAAATGACAGCAAAAGGTTGGTATCCAACCGAACAGGCTGACCAACAGAAGATAAGCCAGGTTAAGCAAAAATTTGCTGCACAAGCGTAA
- a CDS encoding thiamine pyrophosphate-dependent enzyme, which produces MSKQKLLFESGNELAAYAAKQINYHVMGYYPITPSTQIAEYLDLMKANGEHDISLIPAEGEHSAAGICYGASTGGGRVFNATSANGLLYALEQLPVQSGTRFPMVMNVACRTVSGPLSIKGDHSDIMYTLNTGWIILFASTPQAVYDFNICALKIAETVKLPVIVAFDGFFTSHQKRRCYVFEEDKTVQDFIGKYNAEYSALDLEQPVSIGSYMNEPDILNNKYQLHMAMEDARKVIPEVFSEFSKLSEREYQFTESYKTDDAEVILFLLGSSYHTAKMAVDILREQGKSVGVFTSNVLRPFPAKQLAQKCKNAKTIIVGDRQDSYGANGGNMTLEIKAMLQDAKLDTRVISRIYGLGGRDFYVEDAIEFLEAGLNSDSKSFDYKGIYPGDMSTPNTQYFNPITDEESSPGLTTCKWNDDKQNMEVSGGRINETTKMPKRLAPGHGACPGCGIPVNVNLLLRGIEGNVVLLFHTGCGMVVTTAYPKTSFKIPYVHNLFQNGAATLSGLVEMFHQRQKRGEYPKGEITFIMVSGDGGMDIGMGSAIGTALRNNHIILFEYDNGGYMNTGYQLSYSTPKGAKSSTSHVGEYQYGKSFFNKDMPQIMSATGIPYIATVAESNPADFIKKASKAKAYSQESGMSYLRALSACPLNWSDKPNLERKVIGAGVDCCYFPLYEIENGITNINYNPEDKNKKINVLEWLSMMGRTKHLKDKKYKYIVDEIQGEIDRRWERLKAQDSNPLL; this is translated from the coding sequence GATATTATCCGATCACACCATCCACACAAATAGCGGAATATTTGGATTTAATGAAAGCTAATGGTGAACATGATATATCTCTTATTCCTGCCGAGGGAGAGCACAGTGCTGCAGGAATATGTTACGGAGCGTCAACCGGCGGCGGAAGAGTTTTTAACGCGACCAGCGCAAACGGACTTTTATATGCTTTGGAACAGCTACCTGTACAGTCCGGAACACGTTTTCCGATGGTTATGAATGTCGCTTGCAGAACTGTATCCGGTCCTCTTTCAATTAAAGGAGACCACAGTGATATTATGTACACCCTTAACACCGGATGGATAATACTTTTTGCAAGCACTCCTCAAGCCGTTTATGATTTTAATATTTGTGCTTTAAAAATTGCTGAAACGGTAAAATTGCCGGTCATAGTAGCTTTTGACGGATTTTTTACAAGCCATCAAAAACGACGTTGTTATGTATTTGAAGAAGATAAGACCGTTCAAGATTTTATAGGTAAATATAATGCAGAATATTCGGCACTTGATTTAGAACAACCTGTTTCTATCGGCTCCTATATGAATGAACCTGACATTTTAAATAATAAATATCAGCTTCATATGGCTATGGAAGATGCCAGAAAAGTAATACCTGAAGTTTTTTCAGAATTTTCAAAATTATCTGAAAGAGAATATCAATTCACTGAAAGTTACAAAACCGATGATGCGGAAGTTATTTTATTCTTATTGGGTTCAAGTTATCATACAGCAAAAATGGCTGTGGATATATTACGTGAACAAGGAAAATCAGTAGGAGTATTTACATCAAATGTTCTAAGACCATTTCCAGCAAAACAGCTTGCTCAGAAATGCAAGAATGCAAAAACAATTATTGTTGGAGACAGACAAGACAGTTATGGAGCTAACGGCGGAAATATGACGCTGGAAATAAAAGCAATGCTTCAAGACGCAAAGTTGGATACACGTGTTATATCAAGAATATATGGTCTTGGAGGACGAGACTTTTATGTTGAAGACGCTATAGAATTTTTAGAAGCCGGATTAAACTCAGATTCTAAATCATTTGACTATAAGGGAATATATCCGGGCGATATGAGCACACCTAATACTCAATACTTTAATCCTATAACCGACGAAGAATCCAGCCCCGGTCTAACAACATGCAAATGGAACGATGATAAGCAGAATATGGAAGTATCAGGCGGAAGAATAAATGAAACTACAAAAATGCCAAAAAGACTTGCTCCCGGTCATGGAGCGTGTCCAGGCTGCGGAATACCGGTGAATGTCAATTTACTTCTGAGAGGTATCGAAGGAAACGTTGTACTGCTGTTCCATACAGGCTGCGGCATGGTTGTTACAACCGCATATCCAAAGACTTCTTTTAAGATTCCATATGTTCATAATCTTTTCCAAAACGGAGCTGCAACTTTATCAGGTCTTGTTGAAATGTTTCATCAGAGACAAAAGCGCGGCGAGTATCCGAAAGGAGAAATTACGTTCATAATGGTAAGCGGTGACGGCGGCATGGACATTGGAATGGGAAGTGCAATCGGGACTGCATTAAGAAATAATCATATTATTCTATTTGAATATGATAACGGCGGATATATGAATACCGGTTATCAATTGTCATATTCAACTCCAAAAGGCGCAAAAAGTTCAACTTCTCATGTAGGTGAATATCAGTACGGCAAGTCATTTTTTAATAAAGATATGCCTCAAATAATGTCTGCTACAGGTATTCCATATATAGCTACTGTGGCAGAATCAAATCCAGCGGATTTCATAAAAAAAGCTAGTAAGGCAAAAGCGTATTCACAGGAAAGCGGAATGTCTTATTTACGTGCTCTTTCTGCCTGTCCTTTGAATTGGTCTGATAAGCCAAACCTAGAAAGAAAGGTAATTGGAGCTGGCGTGGACTGCTGTTATTTTCCTCTATATGAAATAGAAAATGGAATAACTAATATAAATTATAATCCAGAAGATAAAAACAAGAAAATAAATGTACTTGAATGGCTGAGTATGATGGGCAGAACAAAACATCTTAAAGATAAAAAATATAAATATATAGTAGATGAAATTCAGGGGGAAATTGACCGAAGATGGGAAAGATTAAAAGCTCAGGATTCAAATCCGCTTTTGTAA